Proteins encoded within one genomic window of Streptomyces kaniharaensis:
- a CDS encoding aldehyde dehydrogenase family protein, producing the protein MTITSYNPADPADLVVAVEEPGAEAVRAAVGRARAAQPGWLAAGAGARSAALGRIAEAVEANAEELAALIVREVGKPHAEARGEVARTAAIWRYYAQAPYAPSGAVHETAAGPGLLLTRRRPYGVAGLIAPWNFPLAIPSWKAAPALAVGNTAVLKPAPEATACALRLAELAGLPEDVFTVLPGGAEEGAALVDTVDVVSFTGSTGVGRVVVRAATGRGVPVQAELGGLNAALVLPDADIEQAAGHIAAAIAGYAGQKCTATSRVIAVGAAYEPLRDALVKALALADDAVCGPVINAAARDRLTDAVASAVGGGATVLTGGRVPERDGWYVEPTLLGGVPAEHPLAREEFFGPIAVLHAAADLDEAIALANDTPHSLSTSVHSRSLDVALAAADRLDAGMIRINAPSSGVDFHLPFGGAKGASHGEREQGQAALDFYAVSRTISVLPGGGA; encoded by the coding sequence GTGACCATCACCTCGTACAACCCCGCCGACCCCGCGGACCTCGTCGTCGCCGTCGAGGAGCCCGGTGCCGAGGCCGTCCGCGCGGCCGTCGGGCGGGCCCGGGCCGCACAGCCCGGGTGGCTCGCCGCCGGTGCGGGCGCCCGGTCGGCGGCGCTCGGCCGGATCGCCGAGGCGGTCGAGGCCAACGCGGAGGAGCTGGCCGCGCTGATCGTGCGCGAGGTCGGCAAGCCGCACGCCGAGGCGCGCGGCGAGGTCGCCCGGACGGCGGCGATCTGGCGGTACTACGCGCAGGCGCCGTACGCGCCGTCCGGTGCGGTGCACGAGACCGCCGCCGGGCCTGGGCTGCTGCTCACCCGGCGCCGCCCGTACGGGGTGGCCGGACTCATCGCGCCGTGGAACTTCCCGCTGGCGATCCCGAGTTGGAAGGCAGCGCCGGCGCTGGCGGTCGGCAACACCGCGGTGCTCAAGCCGGCGCCCGAGGCCACGGCGTGCGCGCTGCGGCTGGCCGAGCTGGCGGGCCTGCCCGAGGACGTGTTCACCGTGCTGCCGGGCGGGGCCGAGGAGGGCGCGGCGCTGGTCGACACGGTGGACGTGGTGTCGTTCACCGGCTCGACCGGGGTCGGCCGGGTTGTCGTCCGCGCGGCCACCGGGCGCGGAGTGCCGGTGCAGGCCGAACTCGGCGGACTGAACGCCGCGTTGGTGCTGCCCGACGCCGACATCGAGCAGGCCGCCGGGCACATCGCCGCCGCGATCGCCGGGTACGCCGGGCAGAAGTGCACCGCCACCAGCCGGGTCATCGCGGTCGGCGCCGCCTACGAGCCGCTGCGCGACGCGCTGGTCAAGGCACTGGCGCTGGCCGACGACGCGGTCTGCGGGCCGGTCATCAACGCGGCCGCCCGCGACCGGCTCACGGACGCCGTCGCTTCGGCTGTCGGCGGTGGGGCGACCGTGCTCACCGGAGGGCGGGTGCCCGAGCGGGACGGCTGGTACGTCGAGCCGACCCTGCTCGGTGGCGTGCCGGCCGAACACCCCTTGGCGCGTGAGGAGTTCTTCGGGCCGATCGCCGTGCTGCACGCCGCGGCCGACCTGGACGAGGCGATCGCGCTCGCCAACGACACCCCGCACAGCCTGTCCACCTCGGTGCACAGCCGCAGCCTGGACGTCGCGCTCGCCGCCGCCGACCGGCTCGACGCGGGCATGATCCGGATCAACGCGCCGTCCAGCGGCGTCGACTTCCACCTCCCGTTCGGCGGCGCCAAGGGCGCGAGCCACGGCGAGCGCGAGCAGGGGCAGGCCGCGCTGGACTTCTACGCCGTCAGCCGCACGATCAGCGTGCTCCCCGGCGGGGGCGCGTGA
- a CDS encoding FAD-dependent oxidoreductase: protein MPTSPSDASTYDLAVIGAGPAGLAAAVTAADLGLRCALLDAGRQTGGQYYRHPASGLGAARPDRLHHGWSVYTGLADRLAAHREAGRVDFLGGHQVWALERTGDGYAVHVTLGPEAADRATVPAAAVLLATGAYERQLPFPGWTLPGVVTAGGAQAMLKAGLVLPGRRIVVAGSGPLLLAAASSLVTAGAEVPSVVEATDYLGYARRPGVLAAVPGKLVEGAGHGSALLRHRVRLRRRSAVVEAHGTDRVNAVTVARLDADWRPVPGTERRIDCDALAVGHGLLPQIELATELGAATSTGPDGAVALQVDARLRTTVPGLWSAGETNGVGGADLAIAEGELAAHAVADLAPRPALLRRRARLRAFAELMAAAHRPGPGWTGWLRPDTDVCRCEEVPVARIREAVEELGAGDPRTVKLLTRAGMGWCQGRMCGPAVACLAGSGEPGPDRRPFACPVPLSQLAAAED from the coding sequence GTGCCGACCTCGCCGTCTGACGCGTCGACGTACGACCTCGCGGTGATCGGGGCCGGCCCGGCCGGGCTCGCCGCCGCCGTCACCGCCGCCGACCTTGGCCTGCGCTGCGCCCTGCTCGACGCGGGTCGGCAGACCGGCGGGCAGTACTACCGCCACCCGGCGTCAGGCCTCGGAGCGGCCCGGCCGGACCGGCTGCACCACGGCTGGTCCGTCTACACCGGCCTCGCCGACCGGCTCGCCGCGCACCGGGAGGCCGGGCGGGTGGACTTCCTCGGCGGTCACCAGGTGTGGGCGCTGGAGCGCACCGGCGACGGCTACGCCGTGCACGTCACCCTCGGGCCGGAGGCCGCCGACCGGGCCACCGTGCCGGCCGCGGCCGTGCTGCTGGCGACCGGCGCGTACGAGCGGCAGCTGCCGTTCCCCGGCTGGACCCTGCCCGGGGTGGTCACCGCGGGCGGCGCCCAGGCCATGCTCAAGGCCGGGCTGGTGCTGCCCGGCCGGCGGATCGTGGTGGCCGGCAGCGGGCCGCTGCTGCTCGCGGCGGCGTCCTCGCTGGTCACCGCCGGGGCGGAGGTGCCGTCGGTGGTCGAGGCCACCGACTACCTCGGCTACGCGCGGCGCCCGGGCGTGCTGGCGGCCGTCCCCGGCAAGCTCGTGGAGGGCGCGGGGCACGGGAGTGCACTGCTGCGGCACCGCGTCCGGCTGCGCCGGCGCAGCGCCGTCGTCGAGGCGCACGGCACCGACCGGGTCAACGCCGTCACGGTGGCCAGGCTGGACGCCGACTGGCGGCCGGTGCCCGGCACCGAGCGCCGGATCGACTGCGACGCGCTCGCCGTGGGCCACGGCCTGCTGCCGCAGATCGAGCTGGCGACCGAGCTGGGCGCGGCCACCAGCACCGGCCCGGACGGCGCCGTCGCGCTGCAGGTCGACGCCCGGCTGCGGACCACCGTGCCCGGCCTCTGGTCGGCCGGTGAGACCAACGGCGTCGGCGGCGCCGACCTCGCGATCGCCGAGGGCGAGCTGGCCGCGCACGCGGTGGCCGACCTGGCCCCGCGGCCCGCGCTGCTGCGCCGCCGGGCGCGGCTGCGGGCCTTCGCCGAGCTGATGGCCGCCGCCCACCGGCCGGGCCCCGGCTGGACCGGCTGGTTGCGCCCGGACACCGACGTCTGCCGGTGCGAGGAGGTGCCGGTGGCGCGGATCCGGGAGGCCGTGGAGGAGCTGGGCGCGGGCGATCCGCGGACCGTCAAGCTGCTCACCCGCGCCGGGATGGGCTGGTGTCAGGGCCGGATGTGCGGTCCGGCCGTGGCCTGCTTGGCCGGCTCCGGTGAGCCCGGGCCGGACCGGCGCCCGTTCGCCTGCCCGGTGCCGCTGTCCCAGCTGGCGGCCGCCGAGGACTGA
- a CDS encoding (2Fe-2S)-binding protein, translated as MRRTPAELVGAEPGPAHHIEFDGRAVPALPGQSIAAALWADGVLAWRTTRVGGRPRGVFCGIGACFDCLATVNGRPNQRTCLLPAEPGTTVTTQEGHGRADLAV; from the coding sequence ATGCGCCGCACCCCCGCCGAGCTGGTCGGGGCCGAGCCAGGCCCTGCCCACCACATCGAGTTCGACGGCCGCGCCGTCCCGGCGCTGCCCGGGCAGTCGATCGCCGCCGCGCTCTGGGCCGACGGCGTGCTCGCGTGGCGCACCACCCGGGTCGGCGGCCGGCCGCGCGGGGTGTTCTGCGGGATCGGCGCCTGCTTCGACTGCCTCGCCACCGTCAACGGACGCCCCAACCAGCGCACCTGCCTGCTCCCCGCCGAGCCCGGCACCACCGTCACCACCCAGGAGGGCCACGGCCGTGCCGACCTCGCCGTCTGA
- a CDS encoding proline racemase family protein: protein MFVRTVDYHTAGEPFRIVVDGAPVIPGDTVAERRAIALGAGGSATAPRPSALDDVRQLLSREPRGHAGMYGGFPVPPDDDEAHLGVLFWHKDGYSTACGHGTIALGAWAVDSGLVPAPADGVARVRIDVPSGRVTALVHRAGGRTTGVTFRNVPTRISALKLLVATSRGTVEVAVAHSGACYASVPAAALGLSVEPARLPELTAVGREIRELLAETAPEAVAHPSDPRLSGVYGVILYDELPSERGVLSQRNVTVFADGQIDRSPCGSGTSARLAVLAAEGRLAPGEELRHESVIGTVFTGRLLPGGDPFDGGVVTEVTGTAHRTGEHGFVLEPDDELGAGFPL, encoded by the coding sequence ATGTTCGTCCGGACCGTCGACTACCACACGGCCGGCGAGCCGTTCCGGATCGTGGTGGACGGCGCGCCGGTCATCCCCGGGGACACCGTCGCCGAGCGGCGGGCCATCGCGCTCGGCGCGGGCGGCAGCGCGACCGCGCCCCGGCCGAGCGCACTGGACGACGTCCGGCAGCTGCTCAGCCGGGAGCCGCGCGGGCACGCCGGGATGTACGGCGGGTTCCCGGTGCCGCCGGACGACGACGAGGCGCACCTCGGGGTGCTGTTCTGGCACAAGGACGGCTACTCGACGGCCTGCGGGCACGGCACCATCGCGCTCGGCGCGTGGGCCGTCGACTCCGGGCTGGTCCCGGCCCCCGCGGACGGCGTGGCGCGGGTGCGGATCGACGTGCCGTCCGGGCGGGTCACCGCCCTGGTGCACCGGGCCGGCGGCCGGACCACCGGGGTGACCTTCCGCAACGTGCCCACCCGGATCAGCGCGCTCAAGCTGCTGGTGGCGACCTCGCGCGGGACGGTGGAGGTCGCGGTGGCGCACTCCGGCGCCTGCTACGCCTCGGTGCCGGCCGCCGCCCTCGGGCTGTCCGTCGAGCCGGCGAGGCTGCCCGAACTCACCGCCGTGGGGCGGGAGATCAGGGAGCTGCTGGCCGAGACCGCGCCGGAGGCGGTGGCGCATCCGTCCGACCCGCGGCTCTCGGGCGTCTACGGGGTCATCCTGTACGACGAACTCCCTTCGGAGAGAGGGGTGTTGAGCCAGCGGAACGTCACCGTCTTCGCCGACGGGCAGATCGACCGCTCGCCCTGCGGCTCCGGCACCTCCGCCCGGCTGGCGGTGCTCGCCGCCGAGGGGCGCCTCGCGCCGGGTGAGGAACTGCGGCACGAGTCCGTCATCGGGACGGTGTTCACCGGCCGCCTGCTGCCCGGCGGCGACCCGTTCGACGGCGGCGTCGTCACCGAGGTCACCGGCACCGCGCACCGCACCGGCGAGCACGGGTTCGTCCTGGAACCGGACGACGAGCTCGGGGCGGGGTTCCCGCTGTGA
- a CDS encoding dihydrodipicolinate synthase family protein — MVATTIPLRPDHSVDYDAYAEHVRWLIESGCDGVVPNGSLGEYQTLTAEERARIVEVAVEAAGDGSRVMPGVAAYGSAESRRWAEQAAEAGAGSVLLLPPNAYRADHASVRAHYAEVAAAGLPIVAYNNPIDTKVDLVPALLAELHAEGSIVAVKEFSGDVRRAYEIAELAPGLDLLIGADDVLLELALAGAVGWIAGYPNALPEASVALYNAAVAHDLETALPLYKALHSLLRWDSKTEFVQAIKLSMDIAGRPGGPVRAPRLPLAQDIEAAVRAATEKALAEGLA; from the coding sequence ATGGTCGCCACCACGATCCCGCTGCGCCCGGACCACTCGGTCGACTACGACGCCTACGCCGAGCACGTCCGCTGGCTGATCGAGTCCGGCTGCGACGGCGTCGTCCCCAACGGCTCGCTGGGCGAGTACCAGACGCTCACCGCCGAGGAGCGCGCCCGGATCGTCGAGGTCGCCGTCGAGGCCGCCGGTGACGGCTCCCGGGTCATGCCGGGCGTGGCCGCGTACGGCAGCGCCGAGTCCCGCCGCTGGGCCGAGCAGGCCGCCGAGGCGGGCGCGGGCTCCGTCCTGCTGCTGCCGCCGAACGCGTACCGGGCCGACCACGCCTCCGTCCGCGCGCACTACGCCGAGGTGGCCGCGGCCGGTCTGCCGATCGTCGCCTACAACAACCCGATCGACACCAAGGTCGACCTCGTCCCCGCGCTGCTCGCCGAACTGCACGCCGAGGGTTCGATCGTCGCGGTCAAGGAGTTCAGCGGCGACGTCCGCCGGGCGTACGAGATCGCCGAGCTGGCCCCCGGGCTGGACCTGCTGATCGGCGCCGACGACGTGCTGCTGGAGCTGGCGCTGGCCGGCGCGGTGGGCTGGATCGCCGGCTACCCGAACGCCCTGCCGGAGGCCTCGGTGGCGCTCTACAACGCCGCCGTCGCGCACGACCTGGAGACCGCGCTGCCGCTGTACAAGGCGCTGCACTCGCTGCTGCGCTGGGACTCGAAGACCGAGTTCGTCCAGGCCATCAAGCTCTCCATGGACATCGCCGGGCGCCCCGGCGGCCCCGTCCGCGCGCCGCGCCTGCCGCTGGCGCAGGACATCGAGGCGGCCGTCCGCGCGGCCACCGAGAAGGCGCTGGCCGAGGGCCTGGCGTAG
- a CDS encoding NAD(P)/FAD-dependent oxidoreductase: MLKTQRPPLDVVVVGAGVVGAACAYYAARAGLAVAVVDRGPVAGGTTGAGEGNLLVSDKEPGPELDLALLSTRLWRELADDFGTVMEYEPKGGVVVSSTRAGHEALRAFAAQQAAAGVTAEEIPADRLRELEPHLSPDLAGGFHYPQDAQVQPALAAAHLLREARRLGAQLITGETVRAVRRGSDGAVLGVETDRRRLDAPAVVNAAGTWGGELAGLAGVHLPVMPRRGFVLVTEPLPRIVRHKVYAADYVANVASGSAGLQTSAVVEGTPGGPVLIGASRERVGFDRTLSHEVLHRLAAQAAELFPVLADVTVMRVYRGFRPYLPDHLPAIGADPRVPGLYHACGHEGAGIGLAPATGLLIAEQLTGKQPELDLAPFRADRFPAA, translated from the coding sequence GTGCTCAAGACCCAGAGACCTCCCCTGGACGTCGTCGTGGTCGGCGCCGGAGTCGTCGGCGCCGCCTGCGCCTACTACGCCGCCCGTGCCGGGCTCGCCGTCGCCGTCGTCGACCGCGGGCCGGTGGCCGGTGGCACCACCGGCGCCGGCGAGGGCAACCTGCTGGTCTCCGACAAGGAGCCCGGGCCCGAACTCGACCTCGCCCTGCTGAGCACCCGGCTCTGGCGCGAGCTCGCCGACGACTTCGGCACCGTCATGGAGTACGAGCCCAAGGGTGGCGTGGTCGTCTCGTCCACCCGGGCCGGGCACGAGGCGCTGCGCGCCTTCGCCGCCCAGCAGGCCGCCGCCGGCGTCACCGCGGAGGAGATCCCCGCCGATCGCCTCCGGGAGCTGGAACCGCACCTCTCGCCCGACCTGGCCGGCGGCTTCCACTACCCGCAGGACGCCCAGGTGCAGCCCGCCCTCGCCGCCGCCCACCTGCTGCGCGAGGCCCGGCGACTGGGCGCGCAGCTGATCACCGGCGAGACCGTCCGGGCCGTCCGCAGGGGGTCGGACGGTGCCGTGCTCGGCGTCGAGACGGACCGGCGGCGGCTCGACGCGCCCGCCGTCGTCAACGCCGCCGGCACCTGGGGCGGGGAGCTGGCCGGGCTGGCCGGGGTGCACCTGCCGGTGATGCCCCGGCGCGGGTTCGTCCTGGTCACCGAGCCGCTGCCGCGGATCGTTCGGCACAAGGTCTACGCCGCCGACTACGTCGCCAACGTGGCCAGCGGCTCGGCCGGGCTGCAGACCTCCGCCGTGGTCGAGGGGACACCCGGCGGGCCGGTGCTGATCGGCGCCAGCCGGGAGCGGGTCGGCTTCGACCGCACCCTCTCCCACGAGGTGCTGCATCGGCTGGCCGCCCAGGCCGCCGAGCTGTTCCCGGTGCTCGCGGACGTCACCGTCATGCGCGTCTACCGGGGCTTCCGCCCGTACCTGCCGGACCACCTGCCGGCCATCGGCGCCGATCCCCGGGTGCCCGGGCTCTACCACGCCTGCGGGCACGAGGGCGCCGGCATCGGGCTCGCTCCGGCCACCGGGCTGCTGATCGCCGAGCAGCTGACCGGGAAGCAGCCGGAGCTGGACCTCGCGCCGTTCCGGGCCGACCGCTTCCCGGCTGCCTGA
- a CDS encoding proline racemase family protein — protein sequence MRSRHVFHAVDSHTEGMPTRVITGGFGVIPGATMAERRVHFQQHLDHFRTLLMYEPRGHAAMSGAILQPPTRPDADFGVLYIEVSGLLPMCGHGTIGVATVLVETGMVPVVEPVTTVRLDTPAGLVIAEVHVEDGAAKAVTIRNVASYSVALDRKIEVPGYGTVGYDLAYGGNFYAILPLAEFGLPFERERKQEILDAGLALMDAINASPDRPVHPEDPSIHSCHHVQLLAPGSTAEHSRHAMAIHPGWFDRSPCGTGTSARMAQLHARGELPLGRDFRNDSFIGTTFIGRLVEETEVAGHPAVVPTVTGRAWVTGTAQYFLDPSDPFPAGFLL from the coding sequence ATGCGCAGCCGTCACGTCTTCCACGCCGTCGACTCGCACACCGAGGGCATGCCGACCCGGGTCATCACCGGCGGGTTCGGTGTCATCCCCGGCGCCACCATGGCCGAGCGCCGGGTGCACTTCCAGCAGCACCTGGACCACTTCCGCACCCTGCTGATGTACGAGCCGCGTGGCCACGCCGCGATGAGCGGCGCCATCCTGCAGCCGCCGACCCGGCCGGACGCCGACTTCGGCGTGCTGTACATCGAGGTCTCCGGGCTGCTGCCGATGTGCGGGCACGGCACCATCGGTGTCGCGACCGTGCTGGTCGAGACCGGCATGGTGCCGGTCGTCGAGCCGGTCACCACGGTGCGGCTGGACACGCCCGCCGGGCTGGTGATCGCCGAGGTGCACGTCGAGGACGGCGCCGCCAAGGCGGTGACGATCCGCAACGTGGCCTCGTACTCGGTCGCGCTCGACCGCAAGATCGAGGTGCCCGGCTACGGCACCGTCGGCTACGACCTGGCGTACGGCGGCAACTTCTACGCGATCCTGCCGCTCGCCGAGTTCGGGCTGCCGTTCGAGCGCGAGCGCAAGCAGGAGATCCTGGACGCCGGGCTGGCCCTGATGGACGCCATCAACGCGAGCCCCGACCGTCCGGTGCACCCGGAGGACCCGTCCATCCACAGCTGTCACCACGTGCAGCTGCTCGCGCCCGGCTCGACCGCCGAGCACTCGCGGCACGCGATGGCCATCCACCCCGGCTGGTTCGACCGCTCGCCCTGCGGCACCGGCACCTCGGCGCGGATGGCGCAGCTGCACGCGCGCGGCGAACTGCCGCTCGGGCGGGACTTCCGCAACGACTCGTTCATCGGGACGACCTTCATCGGGCGGCTGGTCGAGGAGACCGAGGTGGCCGGGCACCCCGCCGTGGTGCCCACCGTCACCGGGCGGGCCTGGGTGACCGGAACCGCCCAGTACTTCCTCGACCCGAGCGACCCGTTCCCGGCCGGCTTCCTGCTGTGA